From the Clupea harengus chromosome 15, Ch_v2.0.2, whole genome shotgun sequence genome, one window contains:
- the LOC105899417 gene encoding cytosolic 5'-nucleotidase 1A-like, whose amino-acid sequence MSEIKPADMVADSAIDPGEEKDWAAAKAFFDNLKTKTPRPPKPRYAVTIAVSSRTLFNMTEERKIYEEEGVEKYVGHQVEHENEPLKPGVAFPFVKALMTVNARLRQLYPDSEELFDIVLMTNNHAQVGVRLINSINHYDLTIERFCMTGGQSPIGYLKAYMTNLYLSKDSEKVQEAIEEGIAAATMFGADIQNQLCDNQLRVAFDGDAVLFSDESEIIVKKHGLDTFFEHEKEFENKPLAQGPLKCFLEALGKLQRKFYAKNERLNCPIRTFLVTARSAASSGARVLKTLRSWGLEIDEALFLAGAPKGPLLQKIKPHIFFDDQMFHIEGAKELGTIAAHVPYGIGQKYHKGKLIEQPGGKK is encoded by the exons ATGAGTGAAATAAAACCCGCCGACATGGTGGCCGACAGTGCAATTGATCCTGGGGAAGAGAAAGACTGGGCAGCCGCCAAAGCCTTTTTCGACAACTTGAAAACGAAAACACCTAGACCC CCCAAACCGAGATATGCCGTGACCATCGCAGTATCTTCACGGACTTTATTCAACATGACTGAGGAAAGGAAGATTTACGAGGAGGAAGGGGTGGAGAAGTATGTCGGTCATCAGGTAGAGCATGAAAATGAACCGCTGAAACCTGGTGTGGCGTTCCCATTTGTAAAG GCTCTTATGACTGTGAATGCCAGACTGCGGCAACTGTACCCAGACAGTGAGGAGCTTTTCGACATCGTTCTGATGACTAACAACCACGCCCAGGTCGGGGTGAGGCTGATTAACAGCATCAATCATTATG ATCTGACCATTGAGAGGTTCTGCATGACCGGCGGCCAGAGCCCCATTGGCTACCTGAAGGCCTACATGACCAACCTCTACCTCTCCAAGGACTCGGAGAAGGTCCAGGAAGCCATCGAAGAAG GTATCGCCGCTGCCACCATGTTCGGCGCTGATATACAAAACCAGTTGTGTGATAATCAGCTGAGAGTGGCGTTCGACGGCGACGCCGTCCTCTTCTCAGACGAGTCTGAGATCATCGTGAAGAAACATGGCCTGGACACATTCTTTGAGCATGAGAAGGAGTTTGAGAACAAACCTCTTGCACAG GGTCCTTTGAAGTGTTTCCTGGAAGCGCTGGGCAAGCTGCAGAGGAAGTTCTACGCCAAAAACGAGCGTCTGAACTGTCCCATCCGCACCTTCCTGGTAACGGCGCGCAGCGCGGCCAGCTCCGGGGCCCGTGTGCTGAAGACACTGCGGAGCTGGGGCCTGGAGATCGACGAGGCTCTGTTCCTCGCCGGGGCCCCCAAGGGCCCGCTGCTGCAGAAGATCAAGCCCCACATCTTTTTCGACGACCAAATGTTCCACATCGAGGGCGCCAAGGAGCTGGGGACCATCGCCGCCCACGTGCCTTACGGTATTGGCCAGAAGTACCACAAAGGGAAGCTGATTGAGCAGCCTGGTGGGAAGAAGTGA